A window of Cytobacillus sp. FSL H8-0458 genomic DNA:
TTTTTTGCCAGCGTGTTGCCGTTACTTCTGCCTCAATGATTTTACTGCGTTTGGAGATAAAGACCCGTGTACCAATAATCCCGGTCTTAAATTGGATAAAAGAGCCATTGATTAAGTACCGTGCATTTGCATATCCAGCTGCCCTTGCAAATACAACCAGAATGAATAGAATGACAGAAGTCGCTATCCAGGTTTCCCCAAACCCCAGAAATTCAGGCTTATAATAAAAAAGGGCTGCTGCCGAGATGAACCATAGCCAGCTTGGCGATAATAAGCTTGCCCATAAAGCCTTTTTGGGAAGCGGGACCATGGACTGTGAAACCTCATAAGCCGGTAAAATCTCCTCTGCTAACTTATAGGCCCGATCCACAGGCAGAAAAGGAAATAGTGAATTTACACCTTCCTTCTCCTCTCCCTCCATAATATCACCTGCTGCCGCCAGCTTTACTTCAGCCACTCCAGCCAAACGTTTCATAGCATTTTGCTTAATTTCGATGGCCTGAACCCGGTCTTTTGAAATGGAGAAAGAGGTTTCTTCCAAAAAACCCTTGGTGATATAAATCCGTTTTTCATCAGATAATATTTCATATTTCCCATACTTTATATACGTCCGTAGGAAGCCTGCCAGTACTGATAAAAGCAGAAAAAAGATGAGTGCGGCAGCCTGCACCTGCCACGATGAAAAATACGCTTTCAAAAAGTCCAGTCCTCTTTCTTCCATATCAATAAATTCTGAAGCTTTTGTATAAATGGAAGCAACAAGAGACAGCAGTACAAGGAAACTCAGCGAAGTAAATGCTGCTTTTATAAGATCTTTTTTTTCAGGTGAGAAATGCAGTTTTCTTCCGCTCATATCCGGCATTTCTGTTTCTGTTTCCGCTGAAACCATCTCCTCCAGCCAGGCAGCTTCCTTTAAGGAAATCACCTTGAACTCAATTGCAGACTCAATACCCTCCATTCCTGTTTCAAGTGTAAGAGATGTAACACCAAATAGCCGGTGAAGAATGGACGTATGCCTATGGGTATTCTGAACTTTAGAAAATGGCACAGTCTGCTTAGAACGGACAAAGACTCCTTTAGATAAATGAAATTCAGCATCGGCAACCATATACTTATTTGAAAGCCATTTTAAAAAAATTGATATTCCAGCCAAAGTAAGAAACGGAAGAAAAAGCTTCCTCCCCCATACAATTAAAAAGAATTGTGAATCGGCTTTCATCACAAATAAAAACAGAGCGATAAATGCTGCATTTCTAAGTAATTGAATAAGTCCAAATAACATATGAAGCGGATGATATCTTCTGGCTTGCTTCATTCGTCTTCTTCCTTTATTTTTGCATATTTGGCTATCAGATTTCTTAATGAGACCGCCTCACCTTCCGGCAGAGCCGGAATCGTGTGAGAGGACCCCATTGTCCCCATGGTCACTGAATATAGCCCGTATCTCCTCATAATGGGACCCTGTACGGTTTCAACCGATTGTACTTTTGTCATCGGAATCAGCAGATGCTTTTCCTGCCATACCCCTGACTTCATCTGTACATATTCTTCATCCACATCAAAGCGCCAGCTTTTATACTTGATAAACGGTGATATAAAAGACCAAATTGCAGCTGGGATCGAGACAGCCAATAAGATGATTAGAACCCAGCTGATCCATTCCTTCCATGAGAATAAATCATCCAGATAAAACAAAACTCCAAGAACAGCAAATCCAATGGTATTCTGGATCACCTCAGAGATGATCCATACCCGGATAGCCCTTGGAGATATCCGGTTTTGAGGCTCCTTAATATTTACAAGCATACAACTCTCCTATCTGTTTTCCATATATTATTCATTTAAAAAGATTTCTTCGAGAGAAGGCTCTTCAACTTCCACCCGCAGAACATCCGTCTTGCATTGTGTGAACGCCCTTATCATTTCAGCAATCTTTTTCTCATCACTGACCGCGATCACTGTATGTGCATCCCCGTGTTCAAGCAGACTGCCAGCTGACTCAAGCCACTGCTTAAGCTTCGCTCGTTCCTGCATTGGCACATTGGAGTGTTTTATCTTGACCGTTATGGTTGACCGGTAAAATGCCTGCAGCTCTTCCATCGTTCCAATCTTATCAATGATTCCATCCCGCATAATGGCAATCCGCGAGCAAATCTTCTCCACTTCATCCAGATTATGAGATGTCATGAAGATTGTCTTTCCTTGCTTTTGAAACTCTCTAATGAGCCGGTGAATAAGAATGGCGGATTCTGCATCCATCCCCGATGTAGGTTCGTCAAGAAATACCAGCTCAGGATTATGAATAATTGCTTGAGCAATCCCGAGTTTCTTTTTCATGCCAAAGGAGAATTTGCCTGCTTTCTTATTGGCATGAGATAAGAGATCCACACTTCTCAGAACCTCCATGCATTTTTCTTTCGTAGCCCTGGCGCCCGACAGCTCTGAGAAAAAACGCAAATGATCCAGAGCGGTCCATGACCCATAGAAAGATGAATAATCCGGCATAACCCCCACTCTTTTCATCATTTTGCTATCTGGACCTTCTATCCCGAGGAGTGAATACGTTCCGCTACTCGGAGAAATGATGCCTGTCAGCATATTAATAAAGGTGGACTTTCCTGCACCGTTACGCCCCAGAAATCCAAATATCTCTCCTTTTCTTACGGTTAAATCTATCCCCATGACCACCTGTTGGGCACCATAGGATTTTGAGAGTTGTTTCGCTTCGATAACATTCATCAGCACTCCCTCCTTTTAAAAACAGCATTTGCAGCCAGCATCATCATACCAGCCAATCCCAATATGACTAGAAATGTAAAATCATCCCGCTCCAAGTAGTAGAATGGAACAAAATATTTCATCCAATTTACCCAGCCGTTTGGTGTAAAAACAGTCCAAAAGCCAAACGCCGGCAGCAGAAGCCCAAGGATATTGCCCAGAAACATGGTATATCCCGGCCTTGGAATGAGAACGGACAACAGCAAAGCCAAAGCCGCCTGATATGTCACCAGACTCAGCGTCTGAGAAAAGATGAATAGATCGAACTTCATGGAAAAAATACTGATAAGCAAAAAGGACACCGTAATGCAGCCAAACCAGAACATCCATATCCCGAGGAATTTCCCGAATAATATAGCTGATCGCGACACCCTGGTCACAAGAAACCTCATGGTGCGTTCGTGGACCTCTCTATTTATTGTGTCGTGTGATAAACCGAATACAAATAATTGGCCAAGAAGCAAAATGACACTTAAAAGGCCAATTGTGTGGATATCCTCGGCCTCACCTGCAGTCAGATCCGCACCCAATGCTATGAAATTGGAAAATTTCGCGGCATAATACGAAACTGCAAATAGTATAGCGATTATAATAATCGATTTAATACTTTTAAAAAGGCTTATAAACTCTCTCTTGCACATCATAAACATGAACCTTGCTCCCTTCAGCCTGATATGACTAAAGTATAAATGCTGAAGCTTAACCTATCTGAAATAATACCTTAATTTTTCCTTAATTCCTATATTTTTGGAAGTTGAATGATAAGATAAGTGTTGAACGTATTAGATTAGGAGAATAGTGATGCAAAATTCAAAATTACTGCTTGTAGATGATGAGCAAGCCATTCTGCAAATGCTAGCCACGATTTTGCAGCGTGAACAGTTTAAAAATATCGATACCGCCTCTACCGCTGCTGAAGCACTGGAGCTTTGCCGTGCGAAAACCTACGATCTCATCCTATTGGATGTCATGCTGCCGGACCGCAGCGGTTTTGAGATTTGCCCATTAATCAGAGAAACAACGGATGCTCCCATCTTCTTTCTGACTGCACGATCCACCGACCTTGATAAACTTTCAGGATTTGCCCTTGGAGCGGATGATTATATAACGAAGCCATTCAATCCGCTTGAAGTGGCTGCAAGGATCAAAGCACACTTGCGCCGCCATAAAGGCAGCCAGCCTGCCTCCGTGCAGACAAACTTCGATTTTGGCAGAATTAAGATTAATACATTAGCAGGTGAAGTTACTGTTTCAGGAAAGAAGATCGATTTGCCGGCACAAGTCTACCAGCTGCTTCTTTTCCTCAGTAAACATCCCAATCAGCTTTTCAGTAAAAGCCAGTTATATGAGCAAGTGTGGGGAGAAGAAGGCTTCGGAGAGGACAACACAGTCATGGTGCACATTCGAAAGCTGCGGGAGAAGATCGAAATGAATCCGAGTAATCCCAGCCACATCATTACCATAAGGGGACTTGGCTATAAGTTTGTTCCGGAAGGCACCATTCATGAACATCCATAGACGATTCATTTTTCAATTTTTTGGTCAATTAATTACCGTTTTCGTGCTCTTTTTTATCATTCTGATTTCCTTTTGGGCTTTTCTTGGTTTTTCAATGATGGATTTCGAATCCAAACAGGATCTCTCCAATGCTGAAGATTATTTTATATCTGACCATGTTAGCTTTAAAGACGGGAAGGCCTTTTTTAAAGAGGAATTGAAAATTCTCGCTAAGGAACAGAAGGGATGGCTCCTCGCTATCAATAAGAACGGAGAAGTCCTGGGTCATTATAATGTGCTGGGAAATCCGCCTGTAACATTAAAGGAAAGTGAAATTGCTGCCATGATCTATGGAAGAGACAGTGACTTATCCCAATATACATACTGGGAAATTGGCGATGAAGCTCACTTTGTTCTTTTCGGAAGAATTCAGATGGCAGCTAAACTGCTGGAACAGATATCTCCAGCGACTGACTGGAAGCATGAGAAGCTAAACCTTCCTGAAAAGGTACAGAATGAACTTGCAAAGAGAAACGGATGGGTCCAGCTTATCCGCGCAGATGGAAAAGTAGCGGATGATTATGGAGTCCGGAATCAGCAGACCCATTATTCAGTCAAGGAGCTATTGGCAAAACAAGATATGGAAGGAAGTTCCACAGCCTTACACTTTGACCCAGACACAGAACAGGCAATCCTGGTGGGAGTTCCTGCTGATGAAAAGAACTCCACCTTGGAAAAAAGCTTACTTGAGTCTCTAAACAAGAGTCTCATAATCATTTTCATCATAGCTTTCCTCTTGCTTCTGGGTGGAACACTCTGGTATGCACGTAAGTTCGGTGTGCCGCTGCTGACCTTAATGAAATGGATTCAAAATCTGGGGAGCGGTGTTTATCAGGAGCCTGGCGATGTTCATGGCAGGCCGGCAACACGCACCAAAAATGGAAAATTGAAAAGAAAATTCCGCCTGTATAAAGAACTGATTGCAACTTTAGCCCAGCTGACTGAAACGCTTAAGGAAACCGAGAAGCAACGACGTGTTATGGCCCAAACCAGAGAAGAATGGATCAGCGGCCTATCCCATGATTTAAAAACACCGCTATCCTCTATCTCGGGATATGCTCAAATGCTTGCATCCACTGACTATTCCTGGTCTGAAAAGGAAACAAGGGCATTCGCCGGCATTATGTCTGAAAAGTCGGCTTACATGATGGACCTCCTGGAGGACTTAACTTTAACTTACCGTCTCAAGAACAATGCTCTGCCAATTGCCAAAGTGCGGACCGACTTAAACGAATTCATTCGCCGAATTATTATTCATTACATTAATGATCCAGTCTATCAGGACAGAACATTCCATTTCATCCCTCATCCTGAATCCATTACGGCTTCCATAGATCCCAAATGGTTTCAGCGGATCTTGGACAAT
This region includes:
- a CDS encoding PH domain-containing protein; the encoded protein is MKQARRYHPLHMLFGLIQLLRNAAFIALFLFVMKADSQFFLIVWGRKLFLPFLTLAGISIFLKWLSNKYMVADAEFHLSKGVFVRSKQTVPFSKVQNTHRHTSILHRLFGVTSLTLETGMEGIESAIEFKVISLKEAAWLEEMVSAETETEMPDMSGRKLHFSPEKKDLIKAAFTSLSFLVLLSLVASIYTKASEFIDMEERGLDFLKAYFSSWQVQAAALIFFLLLSVLAGFLRTYIKYGKYEILSDEKRIYITKGFLEETSFSISKDRVQAIEIKQNAMKRLAGVAEVKLAAAGDIMEGEEKEGVNSLFPFLPVDRAYKLAEEILPAYEVSQSMVPLPKKALWASLLSPSWLWFISAAALFYYKPEFLGFGETWIATSVILFILVVFARAAGYANARYLINGSFIQFKTGIIGTRVFISKRSKIIEAEVTATRWQKMFGLASIQTVNRGKPVQHAGMENVPAEWASFFHTWYKSRIDEVKIK
- a CDS encoding PH domain-containing protein; translated protein: MLVNIKEPQNRISPRAIRVWIISEVIQNTIGFAVLGVLFYLDDLFSWKEWISWVLIILLAVSIPAAIWSFISPFIKYKSWRFDVDEEYVQMKSGVWQEKHLLIPMTKVQSVETVQGPIMRRYGLYSVTMGTMGSSHTIPALPEGEAVSLRNLIAKYAKIKEEDE
- a CDS encoding ABC transporter ATP-binding protein produces the protein MNVIEAKQLSKSYGAQQVVMGIDLTVRKGEIFGFLGRNGAGKSTFINMLTGIISPSSGTYSLLGIEGPDSKMMKRVGVMPDYSSFYGSWTALDHLRFFSELSGARATKEKCMEVLRSVDLLSHANKKAGKFSFGMKKKLGIAQAIIHNPELVFLDEPTSGMDAESAILIHRLIREFQKQGKTIFMTSHNLDEVEKICSRIAIMRDGIIDKIGTMEELQAFYRSTITVKIKHSNVPMQERAKLKQWLESAGSLLEHGDAHTVIAVSDEKKIAEMIRAFTQCKTDVLRVEVEEPSLEEIFLNE
- a CDS encoding ABC transporter permease, yielding MFMMCKREFISLFKSIKSIIIIAILFAVSYYAAKFSNFIALGADLTAGEAEDIHTIGLLSVILLLGQLFVFGLSHDTINREVHERTMRFLVTRVSRSAILFGKFLGIWMFWFGCITVSFLLISIFSMKFDLFIFSQTLSLVTYQAALALLLSVLIPRPGYTMFLGNILGLLLPAFGFWTVFTPNGWVNWMKYFVPFYYLERDDFTFLVILGLAGMMMLAANAVFKRREC
- a CDS encoding response regulator transcription factor, with amino-acid sequence MQNSKLLLVDDEQAILQMLATILQREQFKNIDTASTAAEALELCRAKTYDLILLDVMLPDRSGFEICPLIRETTDAPIFFLTARSTDLDKLSGFALGADDYITKPFNPLEVAARIKAHLRRHKGSQPASVQTNFDFGRIKINTLAGEVTVSGKKIDLPAQVYQLLLFLSKHPNQLFSKSQLYEQVWGEEGFGEDNTVMVHIRKLREKIEMNPSNPSHIITIRGLGYKFVPEGTIHEHP
- a CDS encoding sensor histidine kinase yields the protein MNIHRRFIFQFFGQLITVFVLFFIILISFWAFLGFSMMDFESKQDLSNAEDYFISDHVSFKDGKAFFKEELKILAKEQKGWLLAINKNGEVLGHYNVLGNPPVTLKESEIAAMIYGRDSDLSQYTYWEIGDEAHFVLFGRIQMAAKLLEQISPATDWKHEKLNLPEKVQNELAKRNGWVQLIRADGKVADDYGVRNQQTHYSVKELLAKQDMEGSSTALHFDPDTEQAILVGVPADEKNSTLEKSLLESLNKSLIIIFIIAFLLLLGGTLWYARKFGVPLLTLMKWIQNLGSGVYQEPGDVHGRPATRTKNGKLKRKFRLYKELIATLAQLTETLKETEKQRRVMAQTREEWISGLSHDLKTPLSSISGYAQMLASTDYSWSEKETRAFAGIMSEKSAYMMDLLEDLTLTYRLKNNALPIAKVRTDLNEFIRRIIIHYINDPVYQDRTFHFIPHPESITASIDPKWFQRILDNIIANAIKYNPPGTAISVSLSSIEEHLIVINIKDDGIGMDSATLGKLFSRYYRGTHTGETGSGSGLGMAITKQLVHLHGGTINVQSKPQNGTLIRIMLPVH